A region from the Desulfosoma sp. genome encodes:
- a CDS encoding cellulose synthase subunit BcsC-related outer membrane protein, with translation MRQTKLLAAIFWVVFIGGLTASATAPSFASAQQILASDQNEPGVRARATLEIAWWHFREGRPQRALELFETVLSSTGPLSVRQEAQWGKALCLERLQRRKEAAVLVQDLHRQGYRLQEMEKWLRGYHRAGARVQRNLLETRIRQEAALVTKAEDAEKASEFVDRNQRVLRRCVAPEAFFEAARVLRQKGKMVEARNLQEKLLECTHHRYALRLGVYSELLDLAPADQLLAWIKSEKERVYVPASYRDGLDALETEALRRKLFTLPETSAETEQLARKILEKKPDDPDTLVKLGWHAFHAGRFSEAQGFFSKAHTTQPERQDSLLGLAHALISQKKFAQAQQTLDSMTPPYSEDRRKALFRLHMEEGAHREQENDLPGAEAAYGQAAELEKKVVAPWRSLGWVLLKQGRASEAATAFETALALAQEHEDAQGLLLSLERSGKMAEAYWKAMVLTASEDPSLREAATAHFQRTGKVLHAAQAASKTAKEASPWSTLAIAYESRSGDDGTSRLKTLRMPWHVYVPTATASLWTLKLEGLDLDCNDPGKRPFVGSAGLLQSPTFHASRWITSKTLISPSVAFLKEGVWNLRAEVGLTPLEGPVDPLPTFALELSDPAWSLEFHQEPVKDSLLSWIGQRDPYSDKTWGRVVRTGGSLAYSRSGSGGTWSSVRVGADYYHGEEVWRNFSVSSDVAAGQSYPWKAGTVSVGAFLAAGHYDRNVDFYTLGHGGYFSPSGFIMAGPTVRYRTDPDKPWWLDTQASAGYLYYKTDSSPVYPRRDRPEKYSADRFSGLGYSGSFKAVRLLKPHWAIGMHLDVDRSSDYTRWSAGAAITWFFDGRSTLGHTVPRYDLFFEAPKR, from the coding sequence ATGAGACAAACAAAGCTGCTGGCGGCTATTTTTTGGGTGGTGTTTATCGGGGGCCTAACAGCAAGTGCAACGGCACCGTCTTTTGCGTCGGCGCAACAGATTTTGGCCTCGGATCAGAACGAACCCGGCGTTCGGGCTCGTGCCACCCTGGAAATCGCCTGGTGGCATTTTCGTGAAGGGAGGCCTCAGAGGGCCCTTGAACTTTTTGAAACGGTGCTGTCTAGCACGGGACCCCTGTCAGTGCGTCAGGAAGCGCAGTGGGGGAAAGCCTTATGTCTAGAGCGACTGCAGAGGCGAAAAGAGGCGGCTGTTCTTGTCCAAGATCTTCACAGGCAGGGATATCGCCTTCAAGAGATGGAAAAGTGGCTTAGGGGATACCACCGGGCAGGAGCCCGGGTGCAGAGGAACCTCTTGGAAACAAGGATCAGGCAAGAGGCGGCTTTGGTGACCAAGGCTGAGGATGCTGAAAAAGCTTCAGAATTCGTGGACCGAAACCAGAGAGTGCTTCGCCGTTGCGTGGCCCCGGAAGCCTTTTTCGAAGCGGCTCGAGTGCTTCGGCAAAAGGGAAAAATGGTTGAAGCTCGAAATCTTCAAGAAAAACTTTTGGAATGTACGCATCACCGATATGCCCTTCGTTTGGGAGTGTATTCCGAACTCTTGGATCTAGCGCCGGCGGACCAGTTGCTGGCATGGATCAAGTCCGAAAAGGAGCGGGTGTATGTTCCCGCGTCTTATCGAGACGGCCTGGATGCCTTGGAAACGGAAGCTTTGCGTCGAAAGCTGTTCACTCTTCCCGAAACCTCTGCAGAAACGGAACAACTGGCGCGCAAGATCTTGGAAAAAAAACCAGATGATCCCGATACATTGGTGAAGCTCGGTTGGCATGCTTTTCATGCGGGCCGGTTTTCGGAGGCGCAAGGCTTTTTTTCTAAGGCTCACACCACTCAACCAGAGCGTCAGGACAGCCTTTTAGGCCTTGCCCACGCCCTCATATCCCAAAAGAAATTTGCTCAAGCACAGCAAACCTTGGATTCCATGACACCGCCTTATTCCGAAGATCGTCGAAAAGCACTTTTTCGCCTTCACATGGAAGAAGGAGCTCATCGAGAGCAGGAAAACGATCTTCCGGGAGCTGAAGCCGCTTATGGACAAGCGGCCGAGCTTGAGAAGAAAGTCGTAGCTCCATGGCGTTCACTGGGCTGGGTTCTTTTGAAGCAGGGACGGGCGTCCGAAGCCGCTACAGCTTTTGAAACAGCTCTGGCTTTGGCACAAGAGCACGAAGACGCTCAAGGGCTCCTGCTTTCCTTGGAACGGTCCGGCAAAATGGCTGAGGCCTACTGGAAGGCTATGGTACTTACTGCAAGCGAGGACCCTTCTCTGAGGGAAGCCGCGACAGCTCATTTTCAAAGAACAGGTAAGGTCCTGCATGCCGCTCAGGCCGCCTCAAAGACGGCAAAGGAGGCTTCGCCGTGGAGTACGCTCGCTATCGCCTATGAAAGCCGCTCTGGAGATGACGGAACATCGCGGTTGAAAACCCTTCGCATGCCCTGGCACGTTTATGTGCCCACAGCTACCGCGTCTTTGTGGACTCTGAAGCTGGAAGGCCTTGATCTGGATTGCAATGATCCCGGAAAAAGACCTTTTGTGGGATCTGCAGGCCTTTTGCAGTCCCCAACCTTCCATGCGTCTCGATGGATCACATCCAAGACTTTGATTTCCCCTTCTGTGGCGTTTCTCAAAGAAGGGGTTTGGAATCTTCGAGCTGAAGTAGGCTTGACCCCTTTGGAAGGACCGGTGGATCCCTTGCCGACCTTTGCTTTAGAGCTCTCGGATCCTGCATGGAGTTTGGAATTCCATCAGGAGCCGGTGAAAGATTCGCTCCTTTCTTGGATCGGCCAGCGAGATCCCTATTCGGACAAGACCTGGGGCCGAGTGGTTCGAACCGGAGGATCACTGGCTTATAGCCGTTCCGGATCCGGTGGAACCTGGTCCAGTGTTCGAGTGGGTGCCGACTATTATCATGGAGAAGAGGTGTGGCGGAACTTTTCCGTCTCGAGCGATGTGGCGGCAGGCCAAAGCTACCCTTGGAAAGCCGGAACCGTTTCCGTAGGAGCGTTTCTTGCTGCGGGTCACTACGATCGAAATGTCGACTTTTACACCCTAGGCCACGGGGGTTACTTCAGTCCCTCCGGTTTTATAATGGCGGGGCCTACGGTTCGGTATCGCACGGACCCCGACAAGCCTTGGTGGTTGGATACCCAAGCATCTGCAGGTTACCTCTATTACAAAACCGATTCGAGCCCGGTTTACCCGCGGCGCGATCGGCCTGAAAAATATTCTGCGGACCGTTTTTCCGGCCTAGGCTATTCAGGATCCTTTAAGGCCGTGAGACTTCTCAAGCCTCATTGGGCCATAGGAATGCACCTGGATGTGGACAGGTCCTCCGATTACACGCGCTGGTCTGCCGGTGCCGCCATCACCTGGTTTTTCGATGGCCGCTCCACCTTAGGCCACACCGTTCCCCGTTATGACCTATTCTTTGAGGCCCCAAAAAGGTAA
- a CDS encoding NAD-dependent deacylase: protein MTRPEQITKNVALVREKIREARHLVVLTGAGISAESGVPTFRGAGGLWRSYRATDLATPEAFARNPQLVWEFYNYRREILKPLQPNAAHKALVTLEKRIERFLLLTQNIDGLHQAAGSRQVLELHGNIWWVRCTQCGRKTEDRRVPLPFPPLCDGCGGMLRPDVVWFGETLDPEVLHKAYNTLENCDFMMVIGTSGVVQPAASMGLYAQQHGAFVVEINLEPTPYSRAFNVSLQGKAGDLVPQVVDETSN, encoded by the coding sequence GTGACTCGACCGGAACAAATAACGAAAAATGTGGCCCTGGTTCGAGAAAAAATACGAGAAGCCCGTCACCTTGTGGTGCTCACGGGGGCGGGCATTTCTGCAGAATCCGGCGTTCCGACTTTTCGTGGAGCAGGAGGTTTGTGGCGCAGCTACCGGGCGACGGATCTGGCCACACCGGAAGCCTTCGCCAGAAATCCTCAACTGGTGTGGGAATTCTACAACTATCGTCGTGAAATCCTCAAACCCTTGCAGCCTAATGCAGCCCATAAGGCCCTTGTAACCTTGGAAAAACGCATTGAACGGTTCCTCCTTCTCACTCAAAATATTGACGGACTGCATCAGGCGGCGGGATCCCGCCAAGTTTTGGAACTGCACGGCAATATTTGGTGGGTTCGGTGCACCCAATGCGGTCGCAAAACCGAAGATCGGCGTGTGCCTCTGCCGTTTCCGCCCTTATGTGACGGCTGCGGGGGGATGCTCAGGCCCGATGTGGTCTGGTTCGGTGAAACCCTAGACCCCGAAGTGCTCCACAAGGCTTACAATACTTTGGAAAATTGTGACTTCATGATGGTCATCGGGACCTCCGGCGTGGTCCAGCCCGCCGCTTCTATGGGCCTCTATGCTCAGCAGCATGGGGCCTTCGTCGTGGAAATCAACCTGGAACCCACCCCTTACAGCCGCGCCTTTAACGTGAGCCTGCAGGGAAAAGCCGGAGACCTTGTCCCTCAGGTGGTGGACGAAACATCCAACTAG
- a CDS encoding flavodoxin family protein, translated as MVHIVALYGSPRKSGNTSTLLSHAVEGAREAGAVVDCFYLRDLNISPCLELYGCKTSGRCVINDDFQKVADAIVASRGIMLASPVFFYTVSAHTKIFMDRCQSLWVKRYWIDEIPFGSKDYPRRGFFIAAGATRGKKLFDGVLLTARYFFDALGADLWDSLLVRGVDAEGDILKHPEDLIAAREKGKEFARILMGGT; from the coding sequence ATGGTGCACATCGTGGCTTTGTACGGTAGCCCGAGAAAATCTGGAAACACCTCCACCCTGCTTTCCCATGCCGTCGAAGGCGCTCGCGAAGCCGGAGCCGTCGTGGATTGCTTTTATTTGCGTGACCTTAACATTTCTCCATGCCTCGAACTTTACGGTTGCAAGACTTCGGGGCGGTGCGTCATCAATGATGATTTTCAAAAGGTAGCAGATGCCATCGTGGCATCCCGAGGCATTATGCTCGCCTCGCCCGTGTTCTTTTACACGGTTTCTGCACACACCAAGATCTTCATGGATCGATGCCAATCCTTGTGGGTAAAGCGTTATTGGATCGATGAAATTCCATTTGGTTCCAAAGATTATCCTCGTCGAGGCTTCTTTATCGCCGCCGGGGCTACTCGAGGTAAAAAACTCTTTGACGGCGTGCTGCTGACCGCCCGCTATTTCTTTGACGCTTTGGGAGCCGATCTGTGGGATAGCCTTCTGGTGCGCGGTGTAGATGCTGAAGGCGATATCCTCAAACACCCAGAGGACTTGATCGCCGCTCGTGAAAAAGGTAAAGAGTTCGCTCGAATTCTGATGGGTGGGACTTAA
- a CDS encoding queuosine precursor transporter, producing the protein MEDKSQKAFVFLNSLFVGSLVIASVLASKIITVFDLVVPAGVLAYCVTFVVTDVVSELWGRDKANTVVLGGFVALVFSLILVRLAILWPPAPFWPHDPAFRTVLDSTSRIIVASLTAYLLSQYHDVWAFHLLRRLTGGKFLWVRNNVSTALSQLIDTVVFITIAFYGLMPITPLIFGQWVIKLAIALIDTPVVYAAVWLLKTRRWAPSSPVLQASSSR; encoded by the coding sequence ATGGAAGATAAAAGTCAGAAAGCCTTTGTTTTTCTCAACAGCCTTTTTGTCGGTAGTTTGGTCATTGCGTCGGTCCTGGCTAGCAAAATCATTACGGTTTTTGACCTAGTGGTTCCAGCCGGCGTTTTGGCCTATTGCGTAACTTTTGTGGTGACGGATGTGGTGAGCGAATTATGGGGACGAGACAAGGCCAACACAGTGGTCTTGGGAGGCTTTGTCGCCCTTGTCTTTTCCTTGATTCTGGTACGTCTGGCCATCCTATGGCCACCAGCTCCTTTTTGGCCTCATGATCCCGCCTTTCGAACGGTCTTGGACAGTACTTCGAGGATTATTGTGGCTTCCTTGACCGCCTATCTTTTGAGTCAATACCATGACGTGTGGGCTTTTCACCTGCTACGGCGCCTCACTGGGGGAAAATTCCTATGGGTTCGAAACAATGTTTCCACAGCCCTGTCACAACTTATCGACACCGTGGTCTTTATCACCATTGCCTTTTACGGCCTGATGCCCATAACGCCACTAATCTTTGGCCAGTGGGTCATCAAACTCGCCATTGCGCTCATAGATACCCCCGTGGTCTATGCCGCCGTCTGGCTTTTGAAAACCCGGCGATGGGCCCCTTCGTCGCCGGTGCTTCAGGCTTCTTCAAGTCGGTGA
- a CDS encoding ABC transporter ATP-binding protein, whose product MNRNPARRPRSQDVLGALRFLEPLVRRYAWRLTVGFLCLAAVDILQLWIPRVMKHAIDGVSLGHDSDQLAFRAAQIIALALLIAVLRYFWRHFLLGFSRFLEKDIRRDMVVHVLTLDRIALHKRSSGDILALSGNDLASVQLAAGMGLVAFVDAVFMSLATLAFMAALHGKLTAIAVAPLPFLALATQFLSSRLHERFVKVQEKFSELTECARTTLASIRLFKAYNQEEAQTKRFDVLGRAYVHHNLRAAMVEGTLFPFAGLVGNTSVLLVLYFGGLLTMKGTITTGDFVAFITYLHLLTWPMMAFGWVANLFQRGLTSLQRIQDLLNDRPALSDPPKSVCVPAAPLILRLHECTFTYPGMESPVLHECSLTLEPGITGLVGPTGAGKSTVCHLLVRLYPVPRGTYTVNGRDVNDLSLTDLRSLIAYVPQEGVLFSDTVAANIAFGKPYAERKDIEAAARAAAIHEEILAMPSGYDTRIGEKGVLLSGGQRQRIALARALLLDRPVLIIDDGLSAVDTETEHLILEHLRRYCRGKTCLIISHRIAQLMDAGRLLVMENGRMVDAGTHHDLLVRNAFYRTIYQHQTRSECVR is encoded by the coding sequence GTGAACCGCAACCCGGCCAGAAGGCCCCGGAGTCAAGATGTTCTGGGTGCTCTGAGGTTCCTTGAACCTTTGGTGCGTCGGTATGCCTGGCGTCTCACGGTGGGTTTTCTGTGCTTAGCCGCGGTGGATATCCTTCAACTATGGATTCCTCGTGTCATGAAACACGCCATAGACGGCGTTTCTTTGGGCCATGATTCCGACCAATTGGCATTCCGGGCGGCTCAAATTATTGCCCTTGCCCTTCTTATTGCCGTCCTCAGGTACTTCTGGCGACATTTTCTTCTCGGTTTTTCTCGATTTTTGGAAAAAGACATTCGCCGGGACATGGTGGTGCATGTGCTTACGCTGGACCGAATCGCCCTGCACAAACGAAGTTCCGGCGACATTCTTGCCCTATCCGGCAATGATCTTGCCTCTGTGCAACTTGCCGCAGGCATGGGCCTGGTAGCCTTTGTGGATGCGGTTTTCATGAGCCTGGCCACTCTGGCTTTTATGGCGGCTCTGCATGGAAAGCTCACAGCCATCGCCGTGGCTCCCCTACCCTTCTTGGCTCTGGCCACACAGTTCTTGTCCAGTCGATTGCATGAAAGGTTTGTCAAGGTCCAGGAAAAATTTTCAGAACTGACCGAATGCGCTCGCACCACTCTCGCCTCGATTCGACTGTTCAAAGCATACAATCAGGAAGAGGCGCAAACAAAACGGTTTGATGTTTTGGGGCGAGCCTATGTGCATCACAATCTGCGAGCGGCCATGGTGGAGGGGACGCTTTTCCCCTTTGCCGGTCTGGTAGGGAACACCAGCGTGCTGCTTGTCCTTTACTTCGGTGGCCTCCTTACCATGAAAGGGACCATCACGACAGGTGATTTCGTTGCTTTCATCACATACCTGCACCTGCTCACATGGCCTATGATGGCTTTCGGCTGGGTGGCTAATCTATTCCAAAGAGGATTGACGAGCTTGCAACGGATTCAGGATCTTCTAAACGACCGCCCTGCTTTAAGCGATCCCCCGAAGTCTGTTTGCGTTCCTGCGGCGCCTCTGATCCTAAGGCTTCACGAATGCACTTTCACCTATCCAGGCATGGAATCTCCCGTGCTCCATGAATGCTCCCTTACTTTGGAACCCGGCATTACGGGACTCGTGGGACCGACGGGTGCCGGCAAATCCACCGTATGTCATCTTCTGGTTCGACTCTATCCCGTGCCTCGAGGCACTTACACGGTGAACGGCCGCGACGTCAACGATCTGAGCCTCACCGACCTTCGATCTCTCATTGCCTATGTGCCTCAAGAAGGGGTTCTTTTTTCAGACACGGTGGCGGCCAATATCGCTTTTGGCAAACCCTACGCCGAAAGAAAGGATATCGAAGCGGCAGCTCGAGCCGCCGCCATTCACGAAGAAATCCTTGCCATGCCTTCAGGGTATGACACACGTATTGGGGAAAAAGGGGTGCTGCTTTCCGGTGGGCAGCGTCAACGAATTGCATTGGCTCGAGCCCTTCTGCTCGACCGGCCGGTTCTCATTATCGATGACGGTCTTTCCGCGGTGGATACCGAAACAGAGCACCTGATTCTGGAGCATCTAAGACGTTATTGCCGAGGCAAAACCTGTTTGATTATTTCTCACAGAATCGCCCAGCTCATGGACGCCGGCAGACTCCTTGTCATGGAAAACGGCCGTATGGTGGATGCCGGCACCCACCACGATCTTTTGGTCCGAAATGCCTTTTACCGAACCATTTACCAGCATCAGACTCGCTCCGAGTGCGTGCGTTGA
- a CDS encoding ABC transporter ATP-binding protein — protein sequence MHYGYGYFEEAQLGRIRDLKLWKRLLKILRPYWKPILGAALLSLVISAAGLIIPYLVRVGVDRYITAENLAWTDRLHGLRLLALLFIGLMLLGFLANFFQVVLLEWAGQQVMHDLRQRLFHHVVHLDVAFFNRHPVGKLVTRLTNDIQNMHEAMTSVVVTVFNDFLQLFGILVILFWMDWRLTGMLCTVIPLMVVVTLLFSRLARESFRELRTRLARINAFLQEVLSGLFIVQLFQREQDTASRFESLNEAHRLAAFRQIHVFGVFMPFIEVVHSTTVAIMIWYGGRSILNESMTLGTLIAFLSYVRLCFQPLRELSQKYSIVQSALASAERIFELLDTPKSLSEPSAPKTLPHVRGALTFEHVYFSYDDDRFVLQDVSFHVDPGETLAIVGATGAGKTTLIHLLEKFYEPTHGRILLDGHDMRCLDVRWLRRQIGLVMQDVFLVPGTLRENICLDLTLDAKSLDRIVELAQLGSLIRRLPQGLETLIGPGGVDLSAGQKQLLAFARVLARDPRILILDEATSNVDSSTERDIEAAVEKVLTGRTAILIAHRLSTVQRASRILVLENGRVMESGRHEDLLRQNGYYARLLHSSLVCRSTKVNGDFESSNRFSFSK from the coding sequence ATGCATTACGGTTACGGATACTTTGAAGAAGCTCAGCTGGGACGCATTCGAGATCTCAAACTGTGGAAGCGTCTGTTGAAAATCCTACGGCCGTATTGGAAACCCATTCTGGGAGCGGCCTTGCTCTCCCTTGTGATTTCCGCAGCCGGCTTGATCATTCCGTATCTAGTCCGGGTGGGCGTGGATCGATACATTACTGCGGAAAATTTGGCCTGGACAGACCGCTTGCATGGCCTACGCCTGCTCGCCTTGCTTTTTATTGGTCTTATGCTTTTGGGGTTTCTGGCGAACTTTTTTCAAGTCGTCCTTCTGGAGTGGGCCGGCCAGCAAGTGATGCACGACCTCAGACAACGCCTTTTTCATCATGTGGTGCATCTGGACGTGGCCTTTTTCAACCGACATCCCGTAGGGAAACTGGTAACACGATTGACCAACGACATTCAAAACATGCATGAAGCCATGACCTCGGTCGTGGTGACCGTTTTTAATGATTTTCTTCAGCTTTTCGGTATCCTGGTCATCCTGTTTTGGATGGATTGGCGCCTAACCGGTATGCTCTGTACAGTCATTCCCTTGATGGTTGTGGTGACTTTGTTGTTCAGCCGCCTGGCTCGAGAATCCTTTCGAGAGCTTCGAACACGACTGGCACGCATCAACGCTTTTTTACAGGAAGTTCTAAGTGGTCTTTTCATTGTGCAGCTTTTTCAAAGGGAACAAGACACAGCCTCCCGCTTTGAAAGCCTCAACGAAGCCCACCGTCTGGCTGCTTTTCGGCAAATTCACGTGTTTGGTGTTTTCATGCCGTTCATTGAAGTGGTCCATTCCACCACCGTGGCCATCATGATCTGGTATGGTGGTCGAAGTATTCTGAACGAATCCATGACTCTAGGAACTTTGATTGCCTTTCTGTCTTATGTGAGATTATGTTTTCAGCCTCTAAGGGAACTTTCCCAAAAGTATTCCATTGTGCAATCGGCTTTAGCCTCTGCCGAGAGAATTTTTGAATTGCTGGACACCCCAAAATCACTCTCCGAACCCTCCGCTCCCAAGACCCTCCCTCACGTACGCGGTGCGCTTACCTTTGAGCACGTCTATTTTAGCTACGATGATGACCGGTTCGTGCTTCAAGATGTCTCCTTTCATGTGGATCCAGGAGAAACTTTGGCGATTGTCGGGGCAACGGGAGCCGGCAAGACCACCTTGATTCATTTACTGGAAAAGTTTTACGAACCCACGCATGGCCGGATTCTCTTGGATGGCCATGATATGCGATGTTTGGATGTGCGATGGCTGCGTCGGCAAATCGGTTTGGTCATGCAGGACGTTTTTCTTGTGCCGGGAACACTTCGTGAAAACATCTGCCTGGATTTAACCTTGGATGCCAAGTCATTGGATCGCATCGTAGAACTCGCTCAGCTTGGCTCCCTGATTCGCCGTCTTCCTCAAGGATTGGAGACTCTCATCGGTCCAGGAGGCGTAGATCTTTCGGCGGGACAGAAGCAACTTTTGGCGTTTGCGCGCGTATTGGCACGAGACCCGAGGATCCTTATACTTGATGAGGCTACGTCTAATGTGGATTCATCCACGGAAAGAGACATAGAAGCTGCCGTGGAAAAGGTGTTGACGGGTCGAACGGCGATTCTTATTGCGCACCGGCTTTCCACGGTTCAAAGAGCCTCTCGAATACTTGTGCTGGAAAACGGCCGCGTGATGGAATCGGGGCGCCACGAAGATCTGCTTCGACAAAACGGTTATTACGCCAGACTCCTCCACAGCAGTCTGGTGTGTCGCTCGACGAAGGTTAATGGAGATTTTGAATCTTCAAACCGGTTTTCATTCTCAAAGTAA
- a CDS encoding metallophosphoesterase, translating to MITFLLVFVTVYTTMHAVFLYRVHSLFEGRKVLWAVLVIFSMAMILAPMVCRLLERTGWETQARLVAHVGYPWMGFLFLVFWLSLFVGVVNGFLWFLHRFGYTGVAQMPDKPAAWFVLIVGGILSIYSTLEAQNIRLERVRLETEKLPAHVPRLLLAQISDVHLGLNGAYARAERIVQLLRNIRPDLIISTGDFVDGTPHSLDPLLPLFQELRPPLGKVAIVGNHEYYVGLQESMEWTRRAGFLLLRDNATTLGGALNVVGVDDTWRDRPETESSLLKSASNGLFTLYLKHRPQVSKATLGLFDLQLSGHTHRGQIFPFSLFVALMYPFFNGTYELGEGSVLHTNRGTGTWGPPMRLLAAPEITLVELVRKP from the coding sequence ATGATCACCTTTCTGCTCGTCTTTGTCACCGTCTACACCACCATGCACGCGGTTTTTCTTTATCGCGTGCATAGCCTTTTTGAAGGCCGAAAGGTTTTGTGGGCGGTCCTTGTCATCTTTTCCATGGCCATGATTCTTGCGCCCATGGTATGTCGTCTTCTGGAACGAACGGGTTGGGAAACCCAGGCACGCCTTGTCGCCCATGTGGGTTATCCATGGATGGGATTTCTCTTCCTGGTCTTCTGGCTTTCCCTTTTTGTGGGAGTTGTCAACGGTTTCTTATGGTTTCTGCACCGTTTTGGTTATACCGGTGTGGCTCAGATGCCGGACAAGCCGGCCGCATGGTTTGTTCTTATCGTTGGGGGTATTCTTAGCATCTACAGCACTTTGGAAGCTCAAAATATCCGCTTGGAACGAGTGCGCTTGGAGACGGAAAAACTCCCTGCTCATGTGCCTCGTTTGCTTCTCGCTCAAATATCGGATGTGCATTTGGGCCTCAACGGTGCATATGCCCGCGCGGAAAGGATCGTTCAACTTTTACGGAACATCCGTCCTGATCTTATCATTTCCACGGGGGACTTTGTGGATGGAACACCTCATTCCCTTGACCCCCTGCTTCCTTTGTTCCAGGAGCTTCGTCCTCCTTTGGGCAAGGTGGCCATCGTGGGAAACCATGAATACTACGTGGGACTTCAAGAATCCATGGAATGGACACGACGGGCCGGGTTTCTTCTCCTCAGGGATAACGCAACGACGTTAGGTGGAGCTTTGAATGTGGTTGGCGTTGACGACACATGGAGAGATAGGCCTGAGACGGAATCGAGCCTGCTTAAATCTGCTTCCAATGGACTTTTTACGCTCTACCTCAAACACAGACCTCAGGTAAGTAAAGCCACTCTTGGGCTGTTTGACCTTCAGCTTTCTGGTCATACGCACCGGGGCCAGATTTTCCCTTTCTCTCTTTTTGTCGCTCTGATGTATCCTTTTTTCAACGGAACTTACGAACTGGGAGAGGGGTCCGTGCTTCATACGAATCGAGGCACCGGCACATGGGGACCTCCCATGCGCCTCCTGGCCGCGCCGGAAATCACCCTTGTGGAGCTGGTGCGAAAGCCGTGA
- a CDS encoding DUF4405 domain-containing protein: MDKNRWLYLIGALLYVNVTTLFVLGLLLKFVIPTGSRGMGGPPTFLGLARHSWSDIHGTLGILFVVLTVVHIVLNWNWVVQSSKRYFQDKWAKALMIMSVLWVPVVFISWIASRF, encoded by the coding sequence GTGGACAAGAATCGATGGCTTTACCTTATCGGCGCACTCCTTTACGTCAATGTCACGACGCTTTTTGTCCTTGGCCTTTTGCTCAAATTTGTGATCCCCACAGGAAGTCGAGGCATGGGAGGGCCTCCCACCTTTCTGGGGCTGGCCCGCCATAGCTGGTCCGATATTCATGGAACCCTGGGAATCCTTTTCGTGGTGCTCACCGTCGTGCATATCGTCCTGAACTGGAATTGGGTGGTGCAATCCTCCAAACGCTACTTCCAAGACAAGTGGGCCAAGGCTCTGATGATCATGAGTGTGCTGTGGGTGCCGGTGGTTTTCATAAGCTGGATCGCCTCCCGATTCTGA